In one window of Dyella thiooxydans DNA:
- a CDS encoding acetyl ornithine aminotransferase family protein: MNAHIKTALPGPKAQAMIARDAEVISPSYPRDYPFVMSHGRGTEVWDVDGNRFLDFMAGIAVCATGHAHPQVVKAVQDAAEKFLHISSDYWHEQMVGLGERLAAIAPMGEPAMSFICQSGTEAVEGALKLARYVTGRPRFIGFLGGFHGRTFGSLSFTSSKYTQQKGFSPTLAGVTHVPYPNPYRPLFAGNDQGEAVLDYMRMLFQRSVPPSEVAAVLVEPMQGEGGYLTPPDGFLAGLRALCDEHGILLIFDEVQSGIGRTGRMFACEHWGVQPDILTSAKGLGSGLPIGAVIARKSIMSQWKRGAHGNTYGGNPITCAAANATLDLVRGGLSDNAARVGEHFIARLRELQRDYPCIGDVRGKGLWIGMELVESDAKKTPATALCDAVITRAYHNGLLLLSCGTSTVRFMPPLTVSTEEVDEAIALLRASLDQALAGA; the protein is encoded by the coding sequence GTGAACGCCCACATCAAGACCGCTCTCCCCGGACCCAAGGCGCAGGCGATGATCGCCCGCGACGCCGAAGTGATCTCGCCGTCCTACCCGCGCGATTACCCGTTCGTGATGTCGCACGGACGCGGCACCGAAGTGTGGGACGTGGACGGCAACCGCTTCCTCGACTTCATGGCCGGCATCGCGGTGTGCGCCACCGGTCACGCGCACCCGCAGGTGGTCAAGGCGGTGCAAGACGCGGCGGAGAAATTCCTGCACATCTCCAGCGACTACTGGCACGAGCAGATGGTCGGCCTCGGTGAGCGCCTGGCCGCGATCGCACCGATGGGTGAGCCGGCGATGAGCTTCATCTGCCAGTCCGGCACCGAGGCGGTGGAAGGCGCGCTCAAGCTGGCCCGCTACGTCACCGGTCGGCCGCGCTTCATCGGTTTCCTCGGCGGCTTCCACGGCCGCACCTTCGGCTCGCTGTCGTTCACCTCCAGCAAGTACACCCAGCAGAAGGGCTTCTCGCCCACGCTGGCCGGCGTCACCCACGTGCCCTACCCCAATCCGTACCGGCCGCTGTTCGCCGGCAACGACCAGGGCGAGGCGGTGCTCGACTACATGCGCATGCTGTTCCAGCGCAGCGTGCCGCCGAGCGAGGTAGCGGCGGTGCTGGTGGAACCGATGCAGGGCGAAGGCGGCTACCTGACGCCGCCGGACGGCTTCCTCGCCGGCCTGCGCGCGCTGTGCGACGAGCACGGCATCCTGCTGATCTTCGACGAAGTGCAGTCGGGCATCGGCCGCACCGGCAGGATGTTCGCCTGCGAGCACTGGGGCGTGCAGCCGGACATCCTGACCTCGGCCAAGGGCCTGGGCTCGGGCCTGCCGATCGGCGCCGTGATCGCCAGGAAGTCGATCATGTCGCAGTGGAAGCGCGGCGCCCACGGCAATACCTACGGCGGCAACCCGATCACCTGCGCCGCCGCCAACGCCACGCTGGACCTGGTCCGCGGCGGCCTGTCCGACAACGCCGCCAGGGTCGGCGAGCACTTCATCGCCCGCCTGCGCGAACTGCAGCGCGACTATCCGTGCATCGGCGACGTGCGCGGCAAGGGCCTGTGGATCGGCATGGAGCTGGTCGAGAGCGACGCGAAGAAGACCCCTGCCACCGCGCTGTGCGACGCGGTGATCACCCGTGCGTACCACAACGGCCTGCTGCTGCTCTCCTGCGGTACCAGCACGGTGCGCTTCATGCCGCCGCTGACGGTGAGCACGGAGGAAGTGGACGAGGCGATCGCGCTGCTGCGCGCCAGCCTCGACCAGGCACTGGCCGGGGCCTGA
- a CDS encoding S9 family peptidase: protein MIRRLSGLALLALLALPMAAPAAEKTPFTPADINRLAALSDPALSPDGRWLLYTVTTTNADTDQPQSDLWRVGFDGRGRTQLTHTPDADESQAEWSGDGKLIAFLTDRKTGTDKDDEDSGSQVWTMPADGGEAHQVTHLPAGVEEFALSPDGKRLAVIAFDPERPPGTKKPKNPPPIVTDRFQFKDDDSGWLGARHKHLYVVDIASGQTTELTPGKHDEQLPAWSPDSRQIAYVTKRGADPDRHLNYDIYVIDARAGARERQLTTFPGADLDPYWVSRPAWSPDGKRIAYLRSGEDKWIYYAPWQLAVIDVATGKSTIPAPIDRCFTHPTWAPDGRSVYALIEQAEVTHLARIDVPSGKVTELTHGDRFDVDLSVARDGRIAVLGGDDLHPYNISALDGGHLRLLADHNEWLAGKQLASTETLHFTGADGTPLDALLVKPIGYVKGKRYPTILRVHGGPVYQFSHEFMEDWQVYAANGFAVLAVNPRGSSGRGFDFAKAIYADWGDKDMQDLMAGVDHAIKLGVADPEHLGIGGWSYGAILTDEVIARTTRFKAAISGAGTGNMYGMYGDDEYAREYELELGTPWDHRAAWDRVSYPFLHADRITTPTLFQCGQIDFNVPCIGAEQMYQALRSRGVPTELVVYPGQHHEISVPSYLLDRMRRNLAWYERFLKPGDKAP, encoded by the coding sequence ATGATCCGACGCCTGTCCGGGCTCGCCCTTCTGGCGCTGCTGGCACTGCCGATGGCCGCACCCGCCGCGGAGAAGACCCCGTTCACCCCGGCCGACATCAACCGGCTCGCCGCACTGTCCGACCCGGCCCTGTCACCGGACGGCCGCTGGCTGCTCTACACCGTCACCACGACCAATGCCGACACCGACCAGCCGCAGTCGGATCTGTGGCGGGTCGGCTTCGACGGTCGCGGACGCACCCAGCTCACCCATACGCCCGACGCCGACGAGTCGCAGGCGGAGTGGTCCGGCGACGGCAAGCTCATCGCCTTCCTCACCGACCGCAAGACCGGCACGGACAAGGACGACGAAGACAGCGGCTCGCAGGTCTGGACGATGCCCGCCGACGGCGGCGAGGCGCACCAGGTCACCCATCTCCCCGCCGGCGTGGAGGAGTTCGCGCTGTCGCCGGACGGCAAGCGGCTGGCGGTGATCGCCTTCGACCCCGAGCGTCCGCCGGGAACCAAGAAGCCGAAGAACCCGCCGCCGATCGTCACCGACCGCTTCCAGTTCAAGGACGACGACTCGGGCTGGCTGGGTGCGCGCCACAAGCACCTGTACGTGGTCGACATCGCCAGCGGCCAGACTACCGAGCTCACCCCCGGCAAGCACGACGAGCAGTTGCCTGCGTGGTCGCCGGACAGCCGGCAGATCGCCTACGTCACCAAGCGCGGTGCCGACCCCGATCGCCATCTCAACTACGACATCTACGTCATCGATGCCCGCGCCGGTGCCAGGGAGCGCCAGCTCACCACCTTCCCCGGCGCCGACCTCGACCCGTACTGGGTCTCGCGCCCAGCCTGGTCGCCGGACGGCAAGCGCATCGCCTACCTGCGCAGCGGCGAGGACAAGTGGATCTACTACGCGCCCTGGCAGCTGGCGGTGATCGACGTAGCCACCGGCAAGTCGACGATTCCCGCACCGATCGACCGCTGCTTCACCCACCCGACCTGGGCGCCGGACGGGCGCAGCGTGTACGCGCTCATCGAGCAGGCCGAGGTCACCCACCTGGCGCGCATCGACGTGCCCAGCGGCAAGGTCACCGAGCTGACCCACGGCGACCGCTTCGACGTGGACCTGTCGGTAGCACGCGACGGCCGCATCGCCGTGCTCGGCGGCGACGACCTGCACCCCTACAACATCTCCGCGCTCGATGGCGGCCACCTGCGCCTGCTGGCCGACCACAACGAGTGGCTGGCCGGCAAGCAGCTGGCGAGCACCGAGACCCTGCACTTCACCGGCGCCGACGGCACCCCGCTCGACGCGCTGCTGGTGAAGCCGATCGGCTACGTGAAGGGCAAGCGCTACCCGACCATCCTGCGCGTGCATGGTGGCCCGGTGTACCAGTTCAGCCATGAGTTCATGGAGGACTGGCAGGTCTACGCGGCCAACGGCTTCGCCGTGCTGGCGGTGAACCCGCGCGGCAGCTCCGGCCGCGGCTTCGACTTCGCCAAGGCGATCTACGCCGACTGGGGCGACAAGGACATGCAGGACCTGATGGCCGGCGTGGACCATGCGATCAAGCTCGGCGTCGCCGATCCGGAGCACCTGGGCATCGGCGGCTGGAGCTACGGCGCGATCCTCACCGATGAGGTGATCGCCCGCACCACGCGCTTCAAGGCGGCGATCAGCGGTGCCGGCACCGGCAACATGTACGGCATGTACGGCGATGACGAATACGCCCGCGAATACGAGCTGGAACTGGGCACGCCCTGGGACCACCGCGCCGCCTGGGACCGCGTCAGCTACCCGTTCCTGCACGCCGACCGGATCACCACGCCCACGCTGTTCCAGTGCGGCCAGATCGACTTCAACGTGCCGTGCATCGGCGCCGAGCAGATGTACCAGGCGCTGCGCTCTCGCGGCGTGCCGACCGAGCTGGTGGTCTATCCCGGCCAGCACCACGAGATCAGCGTGCCGAGCTACCTGCTCGACCGCATGCGCCGCAACCTCGCCTGGTACGAGCGCTTCCTCAAGCCGGGGGACAAGGCGCCGTGA
- a CDS encoding P1 family peptidase: MFRFTLTLALCALAGLAQAAGPRARDLGIPFDGTPGPLNAITDVAGVTVGQVTLIRDLPDGHKVRTGVTAILPRGKASYEIPAFGGWFALNGNGEMTGTTWLEESGQLEGPVMLTNTHSVGVVRDAVIAERVHAGGADASGYWWSLPVVAETWDGELNDINGFHVHAADAAQALHEAKGGPVAEGNVGGGTGMICHEFKCGIGTASRRVRIGESTYTLGVLVQANYGLRDSLRIAGVPVGQYLREDRLYSATNPAAVDTGSIIIVVATDAPLLPHQLKRIARRAGMGLARMGSYSGNGSGDIFVAFSTANADALHDRPLQQASFIGNDHIDPLFEATVQASEEAIVNAMIAAKDMCGEGGHCVKAIPHAELVALLKRFGRYQPPH, encoded by the coding sequence ATGTTCCGTTTCACGTTGACGCTGGCGCTGTGTGCGCTGGCCGGACTGGCACAGGCGGCCGGTCCCCGCGCACGCGACCTGGGCATCCCGTTCGACGGCACCCCGGGGCCGCTCAATGCCATCACCGACGTCGCCGGCGTCACCGTGGGCCAGGTCACCCTGATCCGCGACCTCCCCGACGGTCACAAGGTGCGCACTGGCGTGACCGCGATCCTGCCACGTGGCAAGGCCAGCTACGAGATCCCCGCGTTCGGCGGCTGGTTCGCGCTCAACGGCAACGGCGAGATGACCGGCACCACCTGGCTGGAGGAGTCCGGCCAGCTGGAGGGGCCGGTGATGCTGACCAACACCCACAGCGTGGGCGTGGTGCGCGACGCGGTGATCGCCGAGCGCGTGCACGCCGGCGGTGCGGACGCCTCGGGCTACTGGTGGTCGCTGCCGGTGGTGGCCGAGACCTGGGACGGCGAGCTCAACGACATCAACGGTTTCCACGTGCACGCCGCGGACGCCGCGCAGGCACTGCATGAGGCGAAGGGCGGGCCGGTCGCCGAGGGCAACGTCGGCGGCGGTACCGGCATGATCTGCCACGAGTTCAAGTGCGGCATCGGCACCGCCTCGCGGCGCGTGCGCATCGGCGAGTCGACCTACACCCTGGGTGTGCTGGTGCAGGCCAACTACGGCCTGCGCGACAGCCTGCGCATCGCCGGCGTGCCGGTGGGCCAGTACCTGCGCGAGGACCGCCTGTACAGCGCGACCAACCCGGCGGCGGTGGACACCGGCTCGATCATCATCGTGGTGGCGACCGATGCGCCGCTGCTGCCGCACCAGTTGAAGCGCATCGCCCGGCGCGCCGGCATGGGGCTGGCGCGGATGGGCAGCTACTCCGGCAACGGCTCGGGCGACATCTTCGTGGCGTTCTCCACCGCCAATGCCGACGCGCTGCACGACCGGCCGCTGCAGCAGGCCAGCTTCATCGGCAACGACCACATCGACCCGCTGTTCGAGGCCACCGTGCAGGCTAGCGAGGAGGCCATCGTCAACGCGATGATCGCGGCGAAGGACATGTGCGGCGAGGGCGGGCATTGCGTGAAGGCGATCCCCCATGCGGAGCTGGTCGCGCTGCTCAAGCGCTTCGGTCGCTACCAGCCGCCGCACTGA
- a CDS encoding aromatic ring-hydroxylating oxygenase subunit alpha, with protein MQAETYPPGLDRATALPARYYVGEAMLAMEHRAVFARSWQLVAHQGQLAEPGDHVVEQVGHVPVIVVRGQDGVLRGFVNVCRHRAGPLALCNGKGARALHCKYHGWTYTLEGQLRSAPEMQGAADFDVADIRLPPIRVHEWQGLVFVALDDAVPPFEQVYGGIAERIAPIDLAAMRYLRRDSYDIDCNWKVYVDNFLEGYHLPHVHPGLSKVLDYRAYDTELFDWYSLQSSPLRNSTAIYGDGEAFYYFVYPNVMLNIMPGRMQTNRIVPLGPDRCRVEFDYYYAQDAAAQARIAADQEFSDEVQQEDIDICVAVQRGLTSGTYEAGRLCPKRESGVWHFHNQLRAAYAAAGEHA; from the coding sequence ATGCAAGCTGAGACGTACCCCCCCGGCCTCGACCGCGCCACCGCCCTGCCCGCCCGCTACTACGTGGGCGAGGCGATGCTGGCGATGGAACACCGTGCGGTATTCGCACGCAGCTGGCAGCTGGTGGCGCACCAGGGCCAGCTCGCCGAGCCCGGCGACCACGTGGTGGAACAGGTCGGCCACGTGCCGGTGATCGTGGTACGCGGACAGGACGGCGTGCTGCGTGGCTTCGTCAACGTCTGCCGCCACCGCGCCGGCCCGCTGGCGCTGTGCAACGGCAAGGGCGCGCGTGCCCTGCACTGCAAGTACCACGGCTGGACCTACACCCTGGAAGGCCAGCTGCGCAGCGCGCCCGAGATGCAGGGCGCGGCGGACTTCGACGTTGCCGACATCCGCCTGCCGCCGATCCGCGTGCACGAGTGGCAGGGCCTGGTGTTCGTGGCGCTGGACGACGCCGTGCCGCCGTTCGAGCAAGTCTACGGCGGCATCGCCGAGCGCATCGCGCCGATCGATCTCGCGGCGATGCGCTACCTGCGCCGCGACAGCTACGACATCGACTGCAACTGGAAGGTCTACGTCGACAACTTCCTCGAGGGCTACCACCTGCCGCATGTGCATCCGGGGCTCTCGAAGGTGCTGGACTACCGCGCCTACGACACCGAGCTGTTCGACTGGTATTCGCTGCAGTCCTCGCCGCTGCGCAACAGCACCGCGATCTACGGCGACGGCGAGGCGTTCTACTACTTCGTCTATCCCAACGTGATGCTCAACATCATGCCCGGCCGCATGCAGACCAACCGCATCGTGCCGCTGGGTCCGGACCGCTGCCGCGTGGAGTTCGACTACTACTACGCGCAGGACGCCGCCGCGCAGGCGCGCATCGCCGCCGACCAGGAGTTCAGCGACGAGGTGCAGCAGGAGGACATCGACATCTGCGTCGCCGTGCAGCGCGGCCTCACCTCCGGCACGTACGAAGCCGGCCGGCTGTGCCCGAAGCGCGAAAGCGGTGTCTGGCACTTCCACAACCAGTTGCGCGCGGCCTACGCCGCCGCGGGAGAGCACGCGTGA
- a CDS encoding metal-dependent hydrolase family protein, giving the protein MKKALPTLLLALAAALAAPAHAASAQATDRTVVHAGHLLDVDSGKMLADQAVTLADGKVVSVQPWSADAAKGARVLDWTAWTVVPGLMDMHTHISEEAETADIAAPLKISPAQQAFIGAMNARKTLQAGFTTVRDVGVYRGFADIALRDAINAGEIPGPRMFVAGAYITAPGGGGEITGLPPGTVVPPEFRQGVSRGVDQVRQNVDKILDHGADLIKVIATGAVLANGTEPGKPEFTEAEIHAAVVEAAKRGKFVAAHAHGAEGIKRAIRAGVRSIEHGSLIDDEGIALLVKHGTWLVADIYDGDYIEEVGTRDHWSPEILRKNEETTLAQREGFRKAVKAGVHLAFGTDAGVYPHGQNARQFAYMVRWGMTPLQAIRSATIDAARLLGKEKELGSIAPGKAADLVAVGCDPLHDIDCLRSIRGVIKAGTPVSLE; this is encoded by the coding sequence GTGAAAAAGGCCCTGCCCACCCTGCTGCTCGCCCTCGCTGCGGCCCTCGCCGCACCCGCCCATGCTGCATCCGCCCAGGCCACCGACCGCACCGTGGTGCATGCCGGCCACCTGCTCGACGTCGACAGCGGCAAGATGCTGGCCGACCAGGCGGTGACGCTCGCCGACGGCAAGGTCGTCTCGGTGCAGCCGTGGTCCGCCGACGCGGCCAAGGGTGCGCGCGTGCTCGACTGGACCGCCTGGACGGTGGTCCCCGGCCTGATGGACATGCACACGCACATCTCCGAGGAAGCCGAGACCGCCGACATCGCCGCGCCGCTGAAGATCAGCCCGGCGCAGCAGGCGTTCATCGGCGCGATGAACGCGCGCAAGACGCTGCAGGCCGGCTTCACCACCGTGCGCGACGTCGGCGTGTACCGCGGCTTCGCCGACATCGCCCTGCGCGATGCGATCAACGCCGGCGAGATTCCCGGGCCGCGCATGTTCGTGGCCGGCGCCTACATCACCGCGCCCGGCGGCGGCGGCGAGATCACCGGCCTGCCGCCCGGCACCGTGGTGCCGCCGGAGTTCCGCCAGGGCGTGTCGCGGGGCGTGGACCAGGTGCGCCAAAACGTGGACAAGATCCTCGACCACGGTGCCGACCTGATCAAGGTGATCGCCACCGGCGCCGTGCTGGCCAACGGCACCGAACCGGGCAAGCCGGAATTCACCGAGGCGGAGATCCACGCCGCCGTGGTGGAGGCGGCCAAACGCGGCAAGTTCGTCGCCGCCCACGCGCACGGGGCCGAGGGCATCAAGCGCGCCATCCGCGCCGGCGTGCGCTCGATCGAGCACGGCTCGCTGATCGACGACGAAGGCATCGCGCTGCTGGTCAAGCACGGCACCTGGCTGGTGGCCGACATCTACGATGGTGACTACATCGAGGAAGTCGGCACCCGCGACCACTGGTCGCCGGAGATCCTGCGCAAGAACGAGGAGACCACGCTGGCCCAGCGCGAAGGCTTCCGCAAGGCGGTGAAGGCCGGCGTGCACCTGGCCTTCGGCACCGACGCCGGTGTCTACCCGCACGGCCAGAACGCCCGCCAGTTCGCCTACATGGTGCGCTGGGGCATGACCCCGCTGCAGGCGATCCGCTCGGCCACCATCGACGCCGCCCGCCTGCTCGGCAAGGAAAAGGAGCTCGGCTCGATCGCCCCCGGCAAGGCCGCCGACCTGGTCGCCGTCGGCTGCGACCCGCTGCATGACATCGACTGCCTGCGCTCCATCCGCGGCGTGATCAAGGCCGGTACGCCGGTGTCGCTGGAGTGA
- a CDS encoding amino acid permease, with translation MTHSTKIGFWTCTALVVGNVIGMGIFLLPASLAPYGFNALIGWTATLLGCLALARVFSHLAHVLPDADGPYGYIRRTLGDLPAYMALWAYWVSLWLTNAALATGAVGYITVVFPALQVIHPAVFALGLLWLFVGINLMGVRAGGGVQIVTTALKLLPMAAIALLGAWVLLHSPASYTAHLPATPVSLKDTMAAGTIALFAMLGIEAASVPAGRVDNPGRTIPRATMAGTVLTAVIYIIVSTVPLLLIPQQELGSASAPFALLMDRFGGAGFGRWLSLFVVVSGLGALNGWTLLVGELTRTMANNGVLPSVFSRDNRRGAPAVALVVTGVLGSVMVWMSYSKSLVAAFTFITRVVTAANLPLYLCCSLALIVLWRRGAVRSAALVPAVLGVLFVVFAFIGIGHEPLVLGLGLIAVGLPLYAVMRLRRKPQAVKAATP, from the coding sequence ATGACCCACAGCACCAAGATCGGCTTCTGGACCTGCACCGCGCTGGTGGTGGGCAACGTGATCGGCATGGGCATCTTCCTGCTGCCCGCCTCGCTTGCGCCCTACGGCTTCAACGCCCTGATCGGCTGGACCGCCACCCTGCTCGGCTGCCTCGCGCTGGCCCGCGTGTTCTCGCACCTGGCGCACGTGCTGCCCGATGCCGACGGCCCCTACGGCTACATCCGCCGCACTCTCGGCGACCTGCCGGCCTACATGGCGCTGTGGGCATACTGGGTCTCGCTGTGGCTCACCAACGCGGCGCTGGCCACCGGTGCGGTGGGCTACATCACGGTGGTGTTCCCGGCGCTGCAGGTGATCCACCCGGCGGTGTTCGCGCTGGGGCTGCTGTGGCTGTTCGTCGGCATCAACCTGATGGGCGTGCGCGCCGGCGGTGGCGTGCAGATCGTCACCACCGCGCTCAAGCTGCTGCCGATGGCGGCGATCGCCCTGCTCGGCGCCTGGGTGCTGCTGCATTCGCCCGCCAGCTACACCGCACACCTGCCGGCCACCCCGGTAAGCCTCAAGGACACCATGGCCGCCGGCACCATCGCGCTGTTCGCCATGCTCGGCATCGAGGCGGCCAGCGTACCGGCCGGCCGCGTGGACAACCCCGGCCGCACCATCCCGCGCGCCACCATGGCCGGCACCGTGCTCACCGCGGTGATCTACATCATCGTTTCCACCGTGCCGCTGCTGCTGATCCCGCAGCAGGAACTGGGCAGCGCCAGCGCGCCGTTCGCATTGCTGATGGACCGCTTCGGTGGCGCCGGCTTCGGCCGCTGGCTGTCGCTGTTCGTGGTGGTCAGTGGACTGGGCGCGCTCAATGGCTGGACCCTGCTGGTGGGCGAGCTCACCCGCACCATGGCCAACAACGGCGTGCTGCCTTCGGTGTTCTCGCGCGACAACCGCCGCGGCGCGCCCGCGGTGGCGCTGGTGGTCACCGGCGTGCTTGGCTCGGTGATGGTGTGGATGAGCTACAGCAAGTCGCTGGTGGCCGCTTTCACCTTCATCACCCGCGTGGTTACCGCCGCCAACCTGCCGTTGTACCTGTGCTGCTCGCTGGCGCTGATCGTGCTGTGGCGCCGCGGCGCGGTGCGCAGCGCGGCGCTGGTCCCGGCTGTGCTGGGCGTGCTGTTCGTGGTGTTCGCCTTCATCGGCATCGGCCACGAACCGCTGGTGCTCGGCCTGGGCCTGATCGCCGTCGGCCTGCCGCTGTACGCCGTTATGCGGCTGCGTCGCAAGCCGCAGGCGGTCAAGGCCGCCACGCCATAA
- a CDS encoding FAD-dependent oxidoreductase yields MRDPRYDILFTPVQIGPVTAKNRFFQVPHCNGMGHAMPLAHAAMREVKAEGGWAVVSTEECEIHPSSDLTPYVEARLWDDRDIPALALMCDKVHAHGALAAVELSHNGPTASNLYSREVLIGPSHQPSKYGYPSQARAMSLKDIAEYRRWHREAAVRAMRAGMDIVYVYAAHDLSLPMHFLQRRRNQRTDAYGGSLENRVRLLREVLEDTRDAIGHRCGVALRFATEELLGGGGVELNEAKDIVAMLAELPDLWDVNVAAWYNDSVPSRFAAEGAQEPFVAFVKQVTSKPVVGVGRFTSPDTMVSQIKRGVLDLIGAARPSIADPFLPAKVEQGRIDDIRECIGCNICVSGDMTISPIRCTQNPTMGEEWRKDWHPERIAPASKPGRVLVVGGGPAGLEAARALGQRGYEVSLAEARKELGGRVTREARLPGLAEWARVRDWRLGQIHKLTNVSVYLDSALTAQDVLDFGAEHVVLATGCHWRRDGYGRSHGAPIPGFVDNPKVYTLDDLMDGRIPAGRIAVLDDDGFYYASIAAEQLHAHGCEVVYVTPEDTLAPWSQNTLDYRHIRKRLAKLGIEVIVSHTVTGYDGEILTLEHAWEDRQQPLAVDAVLTVTARLPNDALYQQLLEREADWADAGTHSVRNIGDSDAPGLIAHAVYAGHRYARELGEPVTGEVAFKRHFHAAGT; encoded by the coding sequence ATGAGAGACCCCCGCTACGACATCCTGTTCACCCCGGTGCAGATCGGCCCGGTCACCGCGAAGAACCGCTTCTTCCAGGTGCCGCACTGCAACGGCATGGGCCACGCCATGCCGCTGGCCCACGCGGCCATGCGCGAGGTGAAGGCCGAGGGCGGCTGGGCGGTGGTGTCCACCGAGGAATGCGAGATCCACCCCAGCAGCGACCTCACGCCCTACGTCGAGGCTCGGCTGTGGGACGACCGCGACATCCCCGCCCTCGCGCTGATGTGCGACAAGGTGCACGCGCACGGCGCGCTGGCCGCGGTGGAGCTGTCGCACAACGGCCCCACCGCATCGAACCTGTATTCGCGCGAGGTGCTCATCGGCCCCTCGCACCAGCCGAGCAAGTACGGCTACCCCTCGCAGGCACGGGCGATGTCGCTGAAGGACATCGCCGAGTACCGTCGCTGGCATCGCGAGGCGGCCGTGCGCGCGATGCGCGCCGGCATGGACATCGTCTACGTCTACGCCGCGCACGATCTCTCGCTGCCGATGCACTTCCTGCAGCGCCGCCGCAACCAACGCACCGACGCCTACGGCGGCTCGCTGGAAAACCGCGTGCGCCTGCTGCGCGAAGTGCTGGAAGACACCAGGGACGCCATCGGCCACCGCTGCGGCGTGGCGCTGCGCTTCGCCACCGAGGAACTGCTGGGCGGCGGCGGCGTGGAATTGAACGAAGCGAAGGACATCGTGGCTATGCTCGCCGAGCTGCCCGACCTGTGGGACGTCAACGTGGCCGCCTGGTACAACGATTCCGTACCGTCGCGCTTCGCTGCCGAGGGCGCGCAGGAGCCGTTCGTCGCCTTCGTCAAACAGGTCACCAGCAAGCCGGTGGTGGGCGTGGGCCGCTTCACCTCGCCGGACACCATGGTGTCGCAGATCAAGCGCGGCGTGCTCGACCTGATCGGCGCCGCGCGCCCGTCCATCGCCGACCCGTTCCTGCCGGCCAAGGTGGAACAGGGCCGCATCGACGACATCCGCGAATGCATCGGCTGCAACATCTGCGTCTCCGGCGACATGACCATCTCGCCGATCCGCTGCACCCAGAACCCCACCATGGGCGAGGAGTGGCGCAAGGACTGGCACCCCGAGCGCATCGCCCCGGCAAGCAAGCCCGGCCGCGTGCTGGTGGTCGGCGGTGGCCCCGCCGGGCTGGAAGCGGCCCGCGCGCTGGGCCAGCGCGGCTACGAGGTGAGCCTGGCCGAAGCGCGCAAGGAACTCGGCGGCCGCGTCACCCGCGAAGCGCGCCTGCCCGGCCTAGCCGAATGGGCACGCGTGCGCGACTGGCGCCTCGGCCAGATCCACAAGCTCACCAACGTGTCGGTGTACCTCGACTCCGCGCTCACCGCGCAGGACGTGCTCGACTTCGGCGCCGAACACGTGGTGCTCGCTACAGGCTGCCACTGGCGCCGCGACGGCTATGGCCGCAGCCACGGCGCCCCGATCCCCGGCTTCGTGGACAACCCGAAGGTCTACACGCTGGACGACCTGATGGACGGCCGCATTCCCGCCGGCCGCATCGCCGTGCTCGACGACGACGGCTTCTACTACGCCAGCATCGCCGCCGAACAACTGCACGCCCACGGCTGCGAGGTGGTCTACGTGACCCCGGAAGACACCCTCGCCCCGTGGAGCCAGAACACGCTCGACTACCGCCACATCCGTAAGCGCCTGGCCAAGCTCGGCATCGAAGTGATCGTCTCCCATACCGTCACCGGCTACGACGGCGAGATCCTCACCCTCGAGCACGCCTGGGAAGACCGCCAGCAACCGCTCGCCGTCGACGCCGTGCTCACCGTCACCGCCCGCCTGCCCAATGACGCGCTCTACCAGCAGCTACTGGAACGCGAAGCCGACTGGGCCGACGCCGGCACCCACAGCGTGCGCAATATCGGCGATTCCGACGCACCGGGGCTGATCGCCCACGCGGTGTATGCGGGGCATCGGTATGCGCGGGAGTTGGGGGAGCCGGTGACGGGAGAGGTGGCGTTCAAGCGGCACTTCCATGCGGCCGGGACGTAG